Sequence from the Panicum virgatum strain AP13 chromosome 5N, P.virgatum_v5, whole genome shotgun sequence genome:
aaaaaatattttcaaaagtatCGGTACAAAGATGATCCGGCACTAATGGTAAAATTAGCACCGGGCTGTCTTCCTGATGGTACTTTTGAGGTGGACCTAGAGCATATTTTCTAGTAGTACTCTTAGATATACCTTCAACCCTCGTTACTTTGAATAtttgtactaattttttaaATTGAGATTCAATCTCGAAGAAGTAGCACAGACTTTTGAACAAAATAAGGTTGAAGATGTACCTAGAGATCACCAATTTGCACTCCTACCATCCATGCCTCTTCTCTATACTATACATACAGAGTGTATGATACTCCTAATAAGATGTTTAGGAGATGGAGGGAGTGGCATCCTAATTATATATTACTCCATATAAGTATATCCTAGATGAGCTCGTGAATAGCCCTGCAAATGGGATAAAAACCAAACTATAGCCACACCAATCTATTCTCAATAGGAAAATTAATATTACCCACACCACTCCAAACCACAACCAGCACACACTAATCCAGTCCAAACATTTTCAGCTCATAATGTAATAAACTATTAGCCAAACTATGGTTACAACCCAATAAGAACCAGTTTCCTAAAAAGTTTATAGTGTAGATTTtgccacaccattttgcacagagtagctgccagttatactgagtcatctccaacaaatttcgatcaattttgataaaagttTATAAGTGTCAACGTGAGGTTTTATTTCCTGgatccggctcttgacgtggggttcacgtgtaattctagccacactgctttgcatagAGTAATTgatagtcatactgagtcatctccaacaaatttcggttagtcatctccaacaaatttcggtTAATTTCGATAAAactttatagtgtgaacgcgatgttttatttctagggttaGACTCTTGATGTGAGGTCCACGTGTAATTCTAGCTACACTgcttttgcacagagtagctgctagtcatactgagtcatctccaacaaatctTAGTcaatttgataaaattttatagtgtgaacatgatattttatttttaagGTCTGGCTCTTACGGAAccgacatttatatatagtcatACTGTTTTGCATAAATTATCCATTTCAGCTCACTCCAACCCACTCCAATTCGTATTTACATAGAAGCCACTCCATTCAACCCCATTAGCTAATACAATCCATTTGAACCCATCCAAATATAATTCATATCATTACACAACTCATTAAAACCATTTCAACCCAATCCATTAGTATGGCTACTCGTGAACGGACTGGGTGGATCCGATCCGTTTATTACCTTTTCTTTTACAAAATCGATTTTCACGTGCACATTAGAAGTACCACCAATTTCAGTCAATTACTTGGGAGTAGGGGTGGTAACAGATGATTCCTACAATAGTCTTTTCACAATCCAACTTGCTGAATGTAtatatttagtttaaaattctATAAAATTAGAGTCCGAATAAATTATGTAAGATAAATTTTAAGCTAGGCTTTTAACACCCCTGCGTGGGAGTGGGACAACGACGAGTAAAACGACCTTTAATTTGGTCTCTTATTAGAGCCAATATAATGCAACCTTAGCTATATTTGTCTACCGCAAAAAAGGGAGAGAAGGAACCATCGATCCCAGGCAGTTGCGTTTTGATGGTATTGGGCAGTGCATAGCGATTGGGCCGGCCCTTGAGCATACAGTAATGACCCATGCATCATGCTTTCTTCGTGTCTGGATCGCACGCCAGATGTTGGCATGGCATGCCATGGCATCCCTTTTTTctacttctcctcctcctcctccgggggGGTCAGGTAGGTGGTCACTGGAAAATGAAAGAATTCAAACAAGCCTCGGACGGCCATGGCGTTGCCACCACACATTAGACCGTGAAGCTCGCGCGTCCTCATGCTCGTGTCCGCAtgcctcctatatatatgatgtGTGGTGTGTGTCCCAACAATCCACCACCACCGGCCGTACCTCCTCTCCTCAATCAACGCAACAAggaatccatccatccatccccaGTAGCTAGGATAGAAGCAGCAGCGATGGCCCACAAGAGCACTCGGACGATGATGGCCCTGTTCGTGGCCGttctggtggtggcggcggcggcgtccctgcCCGCGGCCACCGCGTACGGGTGCTACGACGACTGCTACGAGCGGTGCGCCAACGGCAAGGACGACCCCGTCTGCACCAAGATGTGCAACCAGGCGTGCGGCCCCGCCGACCAGGGGGCTGCCGCCGGTGCCGGGGGCGCGCCCAAGGCTTGATCATCCGCTCCGCTCCCATCCCATCACCAACCAAACTATAGCTAtgcatcatcatcattcatCGCCCCACCCATGCCATTACAAACTTTTGTATTTCTTTGTGCGCGCGTTCCCTTCCTGCAATTTATAATTTGTAAGTGATGAACCAAATGTCCTCTATATATTATTCA
This genomic interval carries:
- the LOC120671815 gene encoding uncharacterized protein LOC120671815; amino-acid sequence: MAHKSTRTMMALFVAVLVVAAAASLPAATAYGCYDDCYERCANGKDDPVCTKMCNQACGPADQGAAAGAGGAPKA